Proteins found in one Rhizobium glycinendophyticum genomic segment:
- a CDS encoding type II toxin-antitoxin system RelE/ParE family toxin — MRPVVWSIEAQRDNLEILRYIAEDNPFAAERVVDAIEDAGNKLGEFATGRPGRVSGTYEKSLARHPYIIAYELRDVGGRESVVIVRVIHTSRDWPAEEWPH, encoded by the coding sequence CAGCGGGATAACCTCGAAATCCTGCGCTATATCGCAGAGGACAACCCATTCGCCGCCGAACGGGTCGTGGATGCGATCGAGGACGCCGGGAACAAGCTCGGCGAATTTGCGACCGGCCGGCCGGGGCGGGTGAGCGGAACCTATGAAAAGTCCCTCGCCCGTCATCCCTACATCATCGCCTATGAGCTGCGGGACGTGGGGGGCCGGGAAAGCGTCGTGATCGTGCGCGTCATCCACACGTCGCGCGACTGGCCGGCCGAGGAATGGCCGCACTAG
- the parA gene encoding ParA family partition ATPase, with translation MNVIAFLSQKGGSGKTTLSVHTAVAAEATGERVCVIDADPQESATAWASAREAGTPIVATAQAGELDAALRAAEGEGMTLAVVDAPPHAAPAAGQIARRSELVLIPVRPSAFDLAAVPAAVEIVAAAKVRGAFVLSACPFRAPEIGETRAALEAYGLPIVPGEITDRRAFARAVTTGSAVTEFEAEGKAAEEIRALWAWIKGTLERK, from the coding sequence ATGAACGTCATTGCGTTTTTGAGCCAGAAGGGCGGGAGCGGAAAAACCACGCTTTCGGTTCATACCGCCGTGGCGGCCGAGGCGACCGGCGAACGGGTTTGCGTCATCGACGCGGACCCACAGGAGAGCGCGACCGCATGGGCGAGCGCGCGGGAAGCCGGAACGCCGATCGTCGCCACGGCGCAGGCCGGGGAGCTGGACGCCGCGCTTAGGGCGGCCGAGGGCGAGGGCATGACCTTGGCCGTAGTGGACGCCCCGCCCCATGCCGCCCCGGCGGCCGGCCAGATCGCCCGAAGGTCGGAGCTGGTCTTGATTCCGGTCAGACCGTCCGCGTTTGACCTCGCTGCGGTCCCGGCCGCCGTCGAGATCGTGGCGGCCGCGAAAGTGCGCGGCGCGTTCGTCCTGTCTGCCTGCCCGTTCCGTGCGCCCGAGATCGGGGAGACGCGCGCGGCGCTGGAAGCCTACGGACTGCCGATCGTTCCCGGCGAGATTACCGACCGGCGCGCGTTCGCCCGCGCCGTCACGACTGGCAGCGCCGTGACGGAGTTCGAGGCCGAAGGGAAAGCAGCGGAGGAAATCCGGGCTTTGTGGGCGTGGATTAAAGGCACGTTAGAACGTAAATAG
- a CDS encoding type IV secretory system conjugative DNA transfer family protein codes for MSQARLAWGAFKNMVRQAARDPLWAFVALLAAPFRIWKPLLGLLFLLVIVLFVVGFGGRFALEQIGFRVGSVPVLLLDLVTLLVLLALAFRFLTNPLIIHFGDMDGETHGSARFATDKETAALARADSGLLIGRDGKTGKLLRYDGPAHLLTMAPTRTGKGVGTIIPNLLTADRSVICIDPKGENAKIAGRARQQFGPVHVLDPFGVTGQPSAAFNPLDQLDPAGLDVAEDASTLADALVFDEPGMAGEAHWNEEAKALIAGLILHIAASAPRDRRNLATLREYLTLAPEAFAALLKDMQASTAASGLIARAANRHLGKSDREAAGVLSAAQRHTHFLDSPRMVAVLDRSDFGFADLKRRNVSVFLVLPPDRLATYSRWLRLLVAQSLTDMARDPAKPAVPVLYLLDEFAALGHLAPVERAMGLMAGYGVQLWPILQDVHQLRATYGQRAGTFLSNAGVLQVFGVNDHDSARLVSDLLGQETVVFQTMSRALDSDKSGISYGEQHTARPLLTPDEVRNLPQHVELLFLAGQRPIVAGKLAYYADAEFRGLYDAA; via the coding sequence ATGAGTCAGGCGAGACTTGCATGGGGTGCGTTCAAGAACATGGTGCGGCAGGCCGCGCGTGATCCGCTATGGGCGTTCGTCGCTCTGCTCGCCGCACCTTTCCGCATCTGGAAACCGCTTCTCGGGCTTCTGTTCCTCCTTGTTATCGTCCTGTTCGTCGTCGGCTTCGGCGGCCGCTTCGCTCTCGAACAAATCGGCTTTCGCGTCGGCTCGGTTCCGGTTCTCCTGCTCGATCTCGTCACGCTGCTGGTGCTGCTGGCGCTCGCCTTCCGCTTCCTCACCAATCCGCTGATTATCCATTTCGGGGATATGGACGGCGAAACCCACGGCTCGGCCCGCTTCGCCACCGACAAGGAAACCGCCGCCCTCGCCCGCGCCGATTCCGGCCTGCTGATCGGCCGCGACGGCAAGACCGGAAAGCTCCTGCGCTATGACGGCCCGGCCCATCTGCTGACGATGGCACCGACGCGCACCGGCAAAGGGGTGGGAACCATCATCCCCAACCTGCTCACCGCCGACCGCTCCGTGATCTGCATCGACCCCAAGGGCGAAAATGCCAAGATCGCCGGCCGCGCCCGCCAGCAATTCGGCCCGGTCCATGTCCTCGACCCCTTCGGCGTCACCGGCCAGCCCTCGGCCGCCTTCAATCCCCTCGACCAGCTCGACCCGGCCGGCCTCGATGTCGCGGAAGATGCAAGCACCTTGGCCGACGCCCTCGTGTTCGATGAACCGGGCATGGCCGGCGAAGCGCATTGGAACGAGGAAGCCAAGGCGCTCATTGCCGGCCTGATCCTCCATATTGCCGCCAGCGCGCCGCGCGACAGGCGGAACCTCGCCACCCTGCGCGAATATCTCACCCTCGCCCCTGAAGCCTTCGCGGCGCTCCTGAAGGACATGCAGGCATCAACGGCCGCCTCCGGCCTGATCGCCCGCGCTGCAAACCGCCACCTCGGCAAATCCGACCGCGAGGCGGCCGGCGTCCTCTCGGCCGCGCAGCGCCATACCCATTTCCTCGACAGCCCGCGCATGGTCGCCGTCCTCGACCGATCCGATTTCGGCTTTGCCGATCTCAAGCGCCGCAACGTCTCGGTGTTCCTCGTCCTGCCGCCCGATCGGCTCGCCACCTATTCCCGCTGGCTGCGCCTGCTCGTCGCGCAAAGCCTCACCGACATGGCCCGCGATCCCGCCAAGCCGGCCGTGCCGGTCCTCTATCTGCTCGATGAGTTCGCCGCCCTCGGCCATCTGGCCCCCGTCGAGCGCGCAATGGGCCTCATGGCCGGCTACGGCGTCCAGCTCTGGCCGATCCTGCAAGACGTTCACCAGCTCCGCGCCACCTACGGGCAACGCGCCGGCACCTTCCTGTCAAATGCCGGCGTCCTACAGGTGTTCGGCGTCAACGATCACGACAGCGCCCGGCTTGTCTCCGATCTGCTCGGGCAGGAAACCGTTGTGTTCCAGACCATGAGCCGGGCGCTCGATTCCGATAAATCCGGCATCTCCTACGGCGAGCAACACACGGCCCGCCCGCTGCTGACCCCCGATGAGGTCCGCAACCTGCCGCAGCATGTCGAATTGCTGTTCCTCGCCGGGCAACGGCCGATCGTCGCCGGCAAGCTCGCCTATTATGCCGATGCAGAGTTCCGGGGGCTGTATGACGCTGCCTGA